The following is a genomic window from Bacillota bacterium.
CACCGACCGTCTATTCCAGCCCCAGACGCTGGAAGGTAACATCCAGGTGACGCAGGTGGTGCTGCAGGTCAAAGCAACGGTCAATCTCCTCTTCGCTCAGCACCCGGCGCACCTCCTCGTCCTGTTTCAGGCTCTGCTGGAAGTCTACACCCTCCCACGCCTTCGCGGCGTTGCGTTGCACCAGTTTGTACGCCTGTTCCCGCGACAGTCCCTTGCTGACCAGCGCCAGCATCACATGCTCACTGAACACCAGCCCGCCGAACTTCTCCATGTTGCGTTTCATGTTCTCGGGGAAAACCGCCAGATGTTCCAGAATATCGGTCAACTTCCACATCATCCAGTCCACCAGAATGCTGGCATCGGGCAGAATGATGCGCTCCACGCTGGAGTTGGACAGGTCGCGCTCGTGCCAGGTGGCGATGTTTTCCAGTGCGGGGATGAGATATCCGCGCACCACCCGCGCCAGCCCCGACACGGTTTCGCAGTTCCAGGGATTGCGTTTGTGCGGCATGGCGGACGAACCGGTCTGCCCCGGCGCGAAGTACTCCTGCACCTCCAGGATTTCGGTGCGCTGCAGGTTGCGCAGCTCGGTGGCGAACCGTTCCAGCGAGGCGGCGAGGATGCCGAGCGTACTGAGATAGGTGGCGTGCACATCGCGGGAGATAATCTGCGTGGAAGCGGGCGCAGGCTTCAGCCCCAGTTTCGCGCAAACGTATTCCTCTACGCGCGGGTCCACATTGGCGTGGATGCCTACCGCTCCCGACACCTTGCCCATGCTCACCATCTCACGGGCGAAGTGCAGCCGTTGCAGATTGCGCTGCATCTCGTCATACCAGCCCGCCAGTTTGAAACCGAAGGTGATGGGTTCGGCATGGATGCCGTGCGTGCGCCCAATCATTGGAGTATATTTGTGTTCTTTAGCGAGACGGGCAATCACCTCCGCGAGACGGCGGGCGCGCGCCAGCAGCTGGTCGCACGAATCGCGAAGCAGCAACGCCAGTGCAGTATCCACCACGTCGTACGAGGTGATGCCGTAATGCACGTAGCGCCCTTCGGGTCCGATGTTCTCTTCCACATTGCGCACAAACGCCATCACATCGTGGCGGGTCTCCTTCTCCAGTTCTGCCATGCGTTGCAGGTCAAAACGGGCACGCTCGCGGATGGTCTGCGCCGCCTCGCGGGGGATGTAGCCGTACTCCGCCAGCCCGTCGCAGACCGCCAGCTCGACCTCCAGCCATTTCTGTGTGCGGTGCTCGATGTCCCAGATACTCGCCATTTCGGGGCGGGTATAGCGTTCGATCATGCCAGTTCCTCCGCGCTGCTGATAACAGGAATATTATACCGATAGCAAGCCTTGACATGCTGCCCTGACCTGGATATACTGTTTAGCGGAATACGTATTCCAATCCTGAACGATGCCGGAACTGACGCAAAACCAGATAGCCCGGCTCTCGCGGGTGTCGCAGGCGACCGTCTCGCGGGTGCTGCGTGGAGACCCGCGCGTCAACGAGGAATTGCGCCAGCGGGTGCTGGCGGTCATCGAGAAGCACGGCTACGTGCCCGATGCCCGCGCACAGTCGCTCCGTTCCCAGCGCAGCGGCATTCTGGGGCTGGTCGTGCACCGCTCGCCCCGACGGCTTGCTGGTGACCCCTTCTTCAGCGCACTGATTGCCGCGCTCATCGAATTCGGTGGCAAAGCGGGCTATCATCTCTGCGTCGACGCCGCCCGCGCCATCCAGTCCCGACGCGCCATTTACGAGGAACTGCTTCGGACGCGGCGAGTGGACGGGCTCATCCTCGTGGAACCCCAGACGCAGGACGAACGCATGCCCCGTCTGTTGCAGGAGGGCTTCCCCTTCGTGCTTATCGGTCGCTACGAACCCACCGACGCCGTCTACTCGGTGGATAACGACAACGTGGGAGCGGGGCGGATGGCGACGGAGCACCTCATCCGCAAAGGGCATGAGCGGATTGCCCACATCAGCGGACCTCGCGGGATATTCGTCTGTGAAGACCGCCATGCGGGATACCGTTGCACGCTGGAAGAGGCTGGGTTGAAGTACTCTCCTGACCTGGTGGTGTGGGGCGATTTCTCCGAGGAGCATGGCTACCGTGCCATGAGCCGACTGCTGAGCCTTCCCAACCCTCCGACGGCGGTGGTGGCGGTAGATGACCTGGTCGCCATCGGTGCGCTGCGGGCAGCGAAGGAACGAGGCGTGTGCATCCCGCAGCAGCTGGCAATCATCGGCTTTAACGATTCGCCATTCTGCCAGTACGTGGATCCCCCACTCAGCTCGGTGGCGGTGGATATCCGCGCCCTCGCGCAGATGGCGACCGATGTGCTGGTCAAGTTGGTTGAAGGACGGGAAGTGCCTCAGCGCCGCTACATCGTGCCCTGTCATCTGGTGGAAAGGCAGACCACGTAGAAGATGAAAAGCAGATACCGCCTTCTCGCCACCCTGTTCTGGTTGCTGATTGTTTCCTGTGTATGGGCACAGGAAGGAATCCCCGTCACCTTCCGCCTGAAGCTGGAGCAGCCCGCGCAAATCGTCTATCTGGCAGGCACGTTCAACGACTGGCAGTTCCAGCGTAACCCCATGCGCAGCGACGATGGCAAACTGTGGACGCTCACCCTGCACCTGATGCCCGGCGTCTACCAGTACAAATTCGTGGTCAACGGCACTGACTGGCGCACCGACCCCAACGCCACCCAAAATGTGGACGACGGCATGGGCAACATCAATTCGTTGCTCATCGTCGAGGGTAGGGTGGTCAATCCGCCCGCTCTCCTGGGAGACGGCAACGTGACGCGCTCTGCGCTGCGACATCAGCCGACGGAACTGCTTTACCTGCACGCAGATGGGGCGAACGCCATAATCACCTTGCGCACGCGCCGCAATGACGTGCAGAAGGTGCAGATAACCCTGCGGGAAGGCAAGCGCTTCGTCACCCGGCAGATGCCCCGCGTGGCGCGAGATACGCTGTTCGAGTATTATCGGCTCGGTGTGCCTATGCGCCCGGCGGAGTATCTGTTCTGGGTGCAGGACGGCGCGCGTCGGGTTTGGCTGTCTCCCGAAGGGGCGACCGACCGCAAGCCTGCCCGGTGGTTTCTGCTCCAGCCGAATCGCGTGCCCCGTGTGCAGGTGCCAGCGTGGACGGCGGATGCTATCTTCTATCAGATTGTGCCTGACCGCTTCCTGAACGCCGACCCGTCCAACGACCCCGACCCCACCCGGCCGCTGGACGAGACGGGACGCACGGACGAGTTTTTCGGTGGTGACCTGTGGGGCATCGTGCAAAAGGTAGACTATCTGCACGCGCTGGGCGTGACCGCGCTGTATCTCACGCCTGTGTTTACCTCCGTGACCCACCACAAATACGACACCGACGACTACACCCGGGTAGACCCCCACCTTGGCGGCGATGAAGCGTTCCTCGCCCTCTCGCGTGAACTGAAACGACGGGGAATGCGTTTGGTGCTGGATGGAGTGTTCAATCATGTGGGCGTGTTCTTCTTCGCCTTTCGGGACCTGCTGGAGAAGCAGGAAGCGTCTCCCTACTGCGACTGGTTCACGGTGCACCGTTTTCCAGTGAGGATTGAGAACCCGCCTCCTTACTCCGCCTGGTGGAACATCCCCTATGTGCCCAAGTTGAACCACGAGAATCCCGCGGTGCGCCGCTATCTGCTGGACATAATTACCGGATGGATGCGACGAGTCCCCTTGGATGGATGGCGGCTGGACGTGGCGAACGAAGTGCCCGACCACTTCTGGCGCGTGTTTCGGCGGGAGGTCAAGCGGGTGCGTCCCGATGCCGTTATCATCGGTGAGATTTGGGGCGACGCCACCCACTGGCTGCGGGGAGACATGTTCGACGCGGTGATGAACTATCCCTGGCGCGGGGTGGTGCTGGACTGGGTGGCATACCGGCGCATTGCGCCGTCCGTGCTGGATGAGAAGCTGCGCCTGCTCGCGATGACCTATCCTCGCGCGGTGACCTGCGGCATGTACAACATGCTGAGCAGCCACGACACACATCGCTTGCGAACCGCGTGCGGCGGTGACTGGCGCACGGTGCGACTGGCATTCCTGCTGCAGATGACCTTGCCCGGCGCACCCGCCATCTACTACGGCGATGAGGTGGGCATGGAAGGCGGCAACATCCCCGATAACCGCCGCCCGATGGACTGGAACCCCTCTGCGGAAGGCAGGGCATTGCGCGATTACGTCGCCGCCCTGATCCGCCTGCGCAAGCAGCTGCCTGCCCTGCGGCGTGGCGAGTGGAACACCCTGCTCACCGATGATAAACAGAACGTGTACGCCTACCTGCGCAGGCAGGGCAAACAGCAGGTGCTGGTGGTTATCAATAACGGAGAGAAGCCAGCCAGCGTTCGACTGCAAGTGCCCACTGAGGTACGCGCTTTTCGCATCGTGCTGCGCTCTGATGAAAGCAAGACATCATCCCATTTTGCGGTGGAGCGCAACGGACGGCTGTCCCTCAGGGTGCCTGCGATGACCGGCTGGGTATTACTGCCTTCCTCTCCTTGACAATCTCCCCGGTAACCGATACACTGCTAAAGGTTTGAATCCA
Proteins encoded in this region:
- the purB gene encoding adenylosuccinate lyase encodes the protein MIERYTRPEMASIWDIEHRTQKWLEVELAVCDGLAEYGYIPREAAQTIRERARFDLQRMAELEKETRHDVMAFVRNVEENIGPEGRYVHYGITSYDVVDTALALLLRDSCDQLLARARRLAEVIARLAKEHKYTPMIGRTHGIHAEPITFGFKLAGWYDEMQRNLQRLHFAREMVSMGKVSGAVGIHANVDPRVEEYVCAKLGLKPAPASTQIISRDVHATYLSTLGILAASLERFATELRNLQRTEILEVQEYFAPGQTGSSAMPHKRNPWNCETVSGLARVVRGYLIPALENIATWHERDLSNSSVERIILPDASILVDWMMWKLTDILEHLAVFPENMKRNMEKFGGLVFSEHVMLALVSKGLSREQAYKLVQRNAAKAWEGVDFQQSLKQDEEVRRVLSEEEIDRCFDLQHHLRHLDVTFQRLGLE
- a CDS encoding LacI family transcriptional regulator — encoded protein: MPELTQNQIARLSRVSQATVSRVLRGDPRVNEELRQRVLAVIEKHGYVPDARAQSLRSQRSGILGLVVHRSPRRLAGDPFFSALIAALIEFGGKAGYHLCVDAARAIQSRRAIYEELLRTRRVDGLILVEPQTQDERMPRLLQEGFPFVLIGRYEPTDAVYSVDNDNVGAGRMATEHLIRKGHERIAHISGPRGIFVCEDRHAGYRCTLEEAGLKYSPDLVVWGDFSEEHGYRAMSRLLSLPNPPTAVVAVDDLVAIGALRAAKERGVCIPQQLAIIGFNDSPFCQYVDPPLSSVAVDIRALAQMATDVLVKLVEGREVPQRRYIVPCHLVERQTT
- a CDS encoding alpha amylase N-terminal ig-like domain-containing protein, giving the protein MKSRYRLLATLFWLLIVSCVWAQEGIPVTFRLKLEQPAQIVYLAGTFNDWQFQRNPMRSDDGKLWTLTLHLMPGVYQYKFVVNGTDWRTDPNATQNVDDGMGNINSLLIVEGRVVNPPALLGDGNVTRSALRHQPTELLYLHADGANAIITLRTRRNDVQKVQITLREGKRFVTRQMPRVARDTLFEYYRLGVPMRPAEYLFWVQDGARRVWLSPEGATDRKPARWFLLQPNRVPRVQVPAWTADAIFYQIVPDRFLNADPSNDPDPTRPLDETGRTDEFFGGDLWGIVQKVDYLHALGVTALYLTPVFTSVTHHKYDTDDYTRVDPHLGGDEAFLALSRELKRRGMRLVLDGVFNHVGVFFFAFRDLLEKQEASPYCDWFTVHRFPVRIENPPPYSAWWNIPYVPKLNHENPAVRRYLLDIITGWMRRVPLDGWRLDVANEVPDHFWRVFRREVKRVRPDAVIIGEIWGDATHWLRGDMFDAVMNYPWRGVVLDWVAYRRIAPSVLDEKLRLLAMTYPRAVTCGMYNMLSSHDTHRLRTACGGDWRTVRLAFLLQMTLPGAPAIYYGDEVGMEGGNIPDNRRPMDWNPSAEGRALRDYVAALIRLRKQLPALRRGEWNTLLTDDKQNVYAYLRRQGKQQVLVVINNGEKPASVRLQVPTEVRAFRIVLRSDESKTSSHFAVERNGRLSLRVPAMTGWVLLPSSP